The following proteins come from a genomic window of Spirochaetaceae bacterium:
- a CDS encoding GH1 family beta-glucosidase, whose protein sequence is MARFPDDFLWGAATSACQIEGGASEGGRGDSIWDVFARRPGRVADGASPAAACGHFRRYREDAALMARLGIGAYRFSVAWPRVFPRGHGAVNRAGLDFYDSLTDTLLEHAITPLATLYHWDLPQGLQERGGWPVRDTARYFADFTEQVVRRLGDRVALWATLNEPHAAAHLGHEHGVHAPGLRGLDTALQAAHHLLLAHGLAVEVLRDLAPRACIGIALNVAPVHPAGDGGADGAAAERADGYLNRWYLDPLLRGAYPADLTDAYRELDLLPAVHEYDLATISAPLDFIGVNYYFRWLVAADRPDGTGLRQRELGFRVLDAGGAGSAERTAMGWEVYPDGLAEVLLRLAREYAPAAIYITENGAAYDDDRGAEGDYDDGARRAYLHAHLEAVGAAVAAGAPVAGYFVWSLLDNFEWQHGYRKRFGLVHVDFRTGTRTPRRSAYWYRDVIAAGGVD, encoded by the coding sequence ATGGCCAGATTTCCCGACGACTTCCTGTGGGGCGCCGCCACCTCTGCCTGCCAGATCGAAGGCGGCGCCTCCGAGGGCGGCCGCGGCGACTCGATCTGGGACGTGTTCGCGCGCCGCCCGGGCAGGGTTGCCGACGGCGCCAGCCCCGCCGCCGCCTGCGGCCACTTCCGCCGCTACCGCGAAGACGCGGCGCTGATGGCGCGTCTCGGGATCGGCGCGTACCGCTTCTCGGTCGCCTGGCCGCGGGTGTTCCCGCGCGGTCACGGTGCCGTGAACCGCGCCGGACTCGATTTCTACGACAGCCTGACCGACACGCTCCTGGAACACGCCATCACCCCGTTGGCGACCCTGTACCACTGGGACCTGCCGCAGGGCCTGCAGGAGCGCGGCGGCTGGCCGGTGCGGGACACCGCGCGCTACTTCGCCGACTTCACGGAGCAGGTGGTGCGGCGCCTCGGCGACCGGGTGGCGCTGTGGGCTACCCTGAACGAACCGCACGCCGCTGCCCACCTGGGGCATGAGCACGGCGTGCATGCGCCGGGGCTGCGCGGCCTCGACACCGCCCTGCAGGCGGCCCACCACCTGCTGCTGGCGCACGGCCTGGCGGTGGAAGTGCTGCGCGACCTGGCGCCGCGGGCGTGCATCGGCATCGCCCTGAACGTGGCGCCGGTGCACCCGGCCGGCGACGGCGGTGCCGACGGTGCCGCCGCCGAGCGCGCCGACGGCTACCTGAACCGCTGGTACCTCGATCCGCTGCTGCGTGGCGCCTACCCCGCGGACCTGACCGACGCCTACCGGGAATTGGACCTGCTGCCCGCGGTGCACGAGTACGACCTCGCCACCATCTCCGCCCCGCTCGACTTCATCGGCGTCAACTACTACTTCCGGTGGCTGGTGGCGGCGGACCGGCCCGACGGCACGGGTCTGCGCCAGCGCGAGCTGGGCTTTCGCGTCCTGGACGCCGGCGGCGCGGGATCGGCGGAGCGCACCGCCATGGGCTGGGAGGTGTATCCGGATGGGCTGGCCGAGGTGCTGCTCAGATTGGCGCGCGAGTACGCACCCGCCGCCATCTACATCACCGAAAACGGCGCCGCCTATGACGACGATCGCGGGGCCGAAGGCGACTACGACGACGGCGCCCGTCGAGCCTACCTGCACGCTCACCTGGAAGCCGTCGGCGCAGCGGTCGCGGCGGGAGCACCGGTGGCCGGCTACTTCGTGTGGTCGCTGCTCGACAACTTCGAGTGGCAGCACGGCTACCGCAAGCGGTTCGGGCTGGTGCACGTCGACTTCCGCACCGGCACGCGCACACCGCGGCGCAGCGCATACTGGTACCGCGACGTGATCGCCGCGGGAGGAGTGGACTGA
- a CDS encoding glycerate kinase produces the protein MSPSRAALVALYDAAVRRVDPGAMVTEQVTVEGSSLVAAGDGEPVRIDLDRFREVRLVGVGKAAAAMGRGVEALLGERLSGGVVVTKLGHAGAGLRCAQLLEAEHPVPGERSAAAGRAIAEECRRAGADTLLIGVISGGGSALLTAPASGLTLADKQETTRLLLAAGATIGEVNCVRKHLSALKGGRMAELIHPATSVNLILSDVVGDRLDTIASGITAPDPTTYADAAAILRRCDLWPAVPAAVRARIDAGRTGAISETPKPGHRAFAATHNLLLGSGHAAVAAAAAAARAAGYDTLVLSTQLTGEAREIAAVFYALARDLRSGRLALRLPACIVAGGETTVTVTGTGRGGRCQEMALAFLVQMAEDSDPPRAATFLAAGTDGNDGPNDAAGAFADAAAVSAAAAHDLRAALADNDSHGFGAEAGTLFTPGPTNTNVADLYLLTVDRP, from the coding sequence GTGAGCCCAAGCCGCGCCGCCCTGGTCGCGCTCTATGACGCCGCCGTGCGGCGCGTCGATCCGGGCGCGATGGTGACCGAGCAAGTAACCGTCGAGGGCAGTTCCCTCGTCGCCGCAGGCGACGGCGAGCCGGTGCGAATCGACCTGGACCGGTTCCGGGAGGTGCGGCTTGTCGGCGTCGGCAAGGCGGCCGCGGCAATGGGCCGCGGCGTTGAGGCGTTGCTGGGAGAACGCCTGAGCGGCGGCGTCGTGGTAACGAAGCTCGGCCATGCCGGGGCCGGACTGCGCTGCGCCCAACTCTTGGAAGCCGAACACCCAGTCCCAGGAGAACGGAGCGCGGCCGCCGGACGTGCGATTGCCGAAGAGTGCCGGCGCGCCGGCGCGGACACGCTCCTGATCGGCGTGATCTCCGGCGGCGGATCGGCGCTGCTGACCGCGCCCGCCAGCGGATTGACCTTGGCCGACAAGCAGGAAACCACCCGGCTGCTGCTGGCGGCCGGCGCCACCATTGGCGAAGTCAATTGCGTGCGCAAGCACCTGTCGGCCCTCAAGGGGGGCCGCATGGCCGAGTTGATCCACCCGGCGACCTCCGTCAACCTGATCCTGTCGGACGTGGTCGGCGATCGGCTCGACACCATCGCCTCCGGCATCACCGCTCCCGACCCCACCACCTATGCGGACGCGGCCGCGATCCTGCGCCGCTGCGACCTGTGGCCGGCCGTACCTGCCGCCGTGCGGGCGCGTATCGATGCCGGCCGCACGGGCGCGATCTCCGAAACACCGAAGCCCGGGCACCGCGCGTTCGCGGCAACCCACAACCTGCTCCTCGGCTCCGGTCATGCAGCCGTGGCCGCGGCGGCGGCCGCTGCGCGCGCCGCCGGCTACGACACCCTCGTCCTGTCCACCCAGCTCACCGGCGAGGCGCGCGAGATCGCCGCCGTGTTCTATGCCCTGGCCCGCGACCTGCGTAGCGGGCGCCTCGCATTGCGCCTCCCCGCCTGCATCGTAGCCGGCGGCGAGACCACGGTCACGGTCACCGGCACCGGCAGAGGCGGGCGCTGCCAGGAGATGGCACTGGCGTTCCTGGTCCAGATGGCGGAGGACAGCGACCCGCCACGAGCCGCCACCTTCCTGGCCGCCGGTACCGACGGCAACGACGGCCCCAACGACGCAGCCGGCGCGTTCGCCGACGCGGCCGCGGTCTCGGCCGCCGCCGCTCACGACCTGCGTGCGGCGCTCGCCGACAACGACTCGCACGGCTTCGGCGCCGAGGCCGGTACGCTGTTCACGCCCGGCCCCACCAACACCAACGTCGCCGACCTCTACCTGCTGACCGTCGACCGTCCCTGA
- a CDS encoding ABC transporter ATP-binding protein translates to MAGDEFIRCEGLVKIYKIEDVEVVALQGLDLTIRRGEVMGIIGPSGSGKTTLMNVLGGLDAPSAGKAVVDGTDLIRISDRQRLRYRRRTVGFVWQNVSRNLIPYLTATENVQLPMILSGRFDHRRAERLLRLVGLGHRLRHRPVTMSGGEQQRVAIAIALANRPPVLLADEPTGSLDTENTIRLLEVFDTVRRELGVTVVIVTHDTSMARALDRYVQIRDGKTSTESIRRAAVTYTEQGTAEAIAALQSATSGAPAGAEDGEDHAEAVDEASHEHFTLLDSAGRLQIPADMRDEYRIGGRVKLVEEDGRILIVPGEDQ, encoded by the coding sequence GTGGCGGGAGACGAGTTCATTCGCTGCGAGGGGCTGGTCAAGATCTACAAGATCGAGGACGTCGAGGTGGTGGCGCTGCAGGGGCTGGACTTGACCATCCGGCGCGGCGAGGTGATGGGCATCATCGGACCGAGCGGCAGCGGCAAGACCACGCTGATGAACGTCCTCGGCGGGCTCGATGCGCCGTCGGCCGGCAAGGCGGTGGTGGACGGCACCGACCTGATCCGCATATCCGACCGGCAGCGGCTGCGCTACCGGCGCCGCACGGTCGGCTTCGTGTGGCAGAACGTGAGCCGCAACCTGATTCCCTACCTGACCGCGACCGAGAACGTGCAACTGCCGATGATCCTGTCCGGCCGCTTCGATCACCGGCGCGCGGAGCGGCTGCTGCGCCTGGTCGGCCTCGGCCACCGCCTGCGCCACCGCCCCGTGACCATGTCGGGCGGCGAGCAGCAACGCGTGGCAATCGCCATCGCGCTCGCCAACCGGCCGCCGGTGCTGCTCGCCGACGAGCCCACCGGATCGCTGGACACCGAGAACACCATCCGGCTGCTGGAGGTATTCGACACGGTGCGCCGCGAACTGGGCGTGACCGTGGTGATCGTCACCCACGACACGTCGATGGCGCGCGCGCTCGACCGCTACGTGCAGATTCGCGACGGCAAGACCAGCACCGAGTCGATCCGCCGCGCGGCGGTCACCTACACCGAGCAGGGCACCGCCGAGGCGATCGCCGCGCTGCAGAGCGCCACCAGCGGCGCACCAGCCGGTGCCGAGGATGGCGAGGACCACGCCGAAGCGGTGGACGAGGCGAGCCACGAGCACTTTACCCTGCTCGACTCCGCCGGCCGGCTGCAGATCCCGGCCGACATGCGCGACGAGTATCGCATCGGCGGGCGCGTGAAGCTGGTAGAGGAGGATGGCCGCATCCTCATCGTGCCCGGCGAGGACCAGTAG